In a single window of the Anguilla rostrata isolate EN2019 chromosome 6, ASM1855537v3, whole genome shotgun sequence genome:
- the gareml gene encoding GRB2-associated and regulator of MAPK protein 2 isoform X2, translating to MDKFSATISDIAWSSVSLPLDLVVSKFRLPTLVRLSQGDHVEGVTEQDVILLHSCRQWTTVTAHSLEEGHYVIGPKIDIPLQYPGKFKLLDQDRDMREPVQYFASVEEIAGIFPDRVFVMEAISFSVKVVSGEFSEDSEAYNFTLQAGDELTLMGQAEILCAKTVREKSRFNTILRRLGRGGTFSRQVKGKMPCLICMNHRTNESISLPFQCRGRFSTRSPLELQMQDGEHTIRSIIEKVRLPVNVSVPSRPPRNPYDLHVIREGHRYKLVSIISKTVVLCCILRKEEVAPFHFLLLTDMPRFLLPEGLLRGDPGFEKTALECALLCQEHFNADDYSRAVREVKTDLAEECGSPRRVRLCLQGLGSGPLGYPRDELAQSFQRLSLCVYSGTLAHANGEPPSLLPHGCRDSLGEQHILPHELLTPADGGGVGGDPEREYMTPDWAEMEHRDPAPEQAEVPYEELWANQTPGSYGEELWANQTPGSYGEGGGLAGGLDCGGGGGGKGEQSLISFTSSGTSLEATLGPAHIAVVQMEAGRVPTPPPVPPKSEAVKEECRFLNAPPVPPRGTKGGPAPSPPVPPRFPKVPPPKPGQGPASHCPSPSLSYYSSGLQDVSGTRSGSCSPSPDSYSLYCYPCTWGDCKTSESARPLTGTNGTPGGQPAQASWSDPWSYADGSPSVASGRSTPLLSTDSAHKNYYSCPRLKPPPSQKRFAPFGALNPFANPGYSRSPSSSPAEWQDPPECRRSPSLCSEAFEPFDPSSGLSLSPDSPAPGSGDCPHEQPGIGEEGVPGPPPAAPPRPAKPSGFEAENILVRSPAPLSPTPLCPAPLSPTPLCPAPLSPTPLSPTPLCPAPLSPAAVRGAEGGVTRVYLTQGVIEAPPTGTPTRSSSESSSASSGEAPPPQQPRANGERPAWHPPSDLSTLSVEEVSRCLRFIGLADAVLAFFVRERIDGSIFVQLTEEILSDDFHLTKLQVKKIMQFIKGWRPKI from the exons ggAAGTTTAAGCTGTTGGACCAGGACCGGGACATGAGGGAACCTGTTCAGTACTTCGCCAGCGTGGAGGAAATTGCCGGAATCTTCCCTGACCGCGTGTTTGTGATGGAGGCCATCTCCTTCAGTGTGAAG GTGGTGTCTGGGGAGTTCAGCGAGGACAGCGAGGCGTACAACTTCACGCTGCAGGCGGGCGACGAGCTGACGCTGATGGGCCAGGCCGAGATCCTGTGCGCCAAGACGGTGCGCGAGAAGTCCCGCTTCAACACCATCCTGCGGCGGCTGGGCCGGGGGGGCACCTTCAGCCGGCAGGTCAAGGGCAAGATGCCCTGCCTGATCTGCATGAACCACCGCACCAACGAGAGCATCAGCCTGCCCTTCCAGTGCCGCGGGCGCTTCAGCACGCGCAGCCCGCTGGAGCTGCAGATGCAGGACGGCGAGCACACCATCCGCAGCATCATCGAGAAGGTGCGCCTGCCCGTCAACGTCAGCGTGCCCAGCCGGCCCCCCCGCAACCCCTACGACCTGCACGTCATCCGCGAGGGACACCGCTACAAGCTGGTCAGCATCATCTCCAAGACCGTGGTGCTCTGCTGCATCCTGCGCAAGGAGGAAGTGGCGcccttccacttcctgttgctGACGGACATGCCCCGCttcctcctgccggaggggctGCTGCGGGGCGACCCCGGGTTCGAGAAGACTGCGCTGGAGTGCGCCCTCTTGTGCCAGGAGCACTTCAACGCGGACGACTACTCTCGGGCGGTGCGGGAGGTGAAGACGGACCTGGCGGAGGAGTGCGGCAGCCCCCGCAGGGTGCGGCTGTGCCTGCAGGGCCTGGGCTCGGGGCCCCTGGGCTACCCGCGGGACGAGCTGGCGCAGTCCTTCCAGCGGCTGTCGCTGTGCGTGTACAGCGGGACGCTGGCCCATGCCAACGGGGAGCCCCCCTCGCTGCTCCCCCACGGCTGCAGGGACTCCCTGGGGGAGCAGCACATTCTGCCCCACGAGCTGCTCACCCCCGCTgacgggggcggggtggggggcgacCCCGAGCGAGAGTACATGACCCCCGACTGGGCCGAGATGGAGCACCGGGACCCCGCCCCCGAGCAGGCCGAGGTCCCGTACGAGGAGCTGTGGGCCAATCAGACGCCGGGAAGCTACGGCGAGGAGCTGTGGGCCAATCAGACGCCGGGAAGCTACGGCGAGGGCGGGGGCTTGGCCGGTGGGCTGgactgtggaggaggagggggggggaaaggagagcAGAGCCTcatctccttcacctcctccggCACCTCCTTGGAGGCCACGCTGGGCCCCGCCCACATCGCCGTGGTGCAGATGGAGGCAGGAAGAGTGCCGACTCCGCCCCCTGTCCCGCCCAAATCAGAAGCT gTGAAGGAGGAGTGCCGGTTCCTCAATgctccccctgtccctcccagAGGAACCAAagggggccccgcccccagccctcctGTACCCCCCCGTTTCCCCAAGGTCCCGCCCCCAAAGCCTGGGCAGGGCCCCGCCTCCCACTGTCCCAGCCCGTCCCTGTCCTACTACTCATCCGGACTGCAGGATGT CTCTGGCACCCGCAGCGGAAGCTGCTCTCCGTCTCCGGACTCGTACTCCCTGTACTGTTACCCGTGCACCTGGGGGGACTGCAAGACGTCCGAATCCGCCCGTCCCCTGACTGGCACCAACGGGACCCCTGGGGGGCAGCCCGCCCAGGCGTCCTGGTCCGACCCGTGGTCCTACGCCGACGGGTCGCCCAGCGTGGCCAGCGGGCGCTCCACGCCCCTCCTCAGCACAGACTCCGCCCACAAGAACTACTACAGCTGCCCCAGActcaagccccccccctcccagaagCGCTTTGCCCCTTTTGGGGCACTGAACCCCTTCGCCAACCCCGGCTACTCCAGGAGCCCGTCCTCGTCCCCCGCGGAGTGGCAGGACCCCCCCGAATGCCGGAGGTCCCCCTCGCTGTGCTCCGAGGCCTTCGAACCCTTCGACCCCAGCAGTGGGCTGAGCCTGTCCCcagacagccccgcccccggctcgGGGGACTGCCCTCACGAACAGCCAGGGataggggaggagggggtccCTGGGCCCCCCCCGGCCGCGCCCCCCCGGCCAGCCAAGCCATCAGGCTTTGAGGCTGAAAACATCCTGgtccgcagccccgcccccttgtcCCCTACCCccctgtgccccgcccccctgtcgCCTACCCccctgtgccccgcccccttgtcccccacccctctgtcccccacccccctgtgccccgcccccctgtcccctgCTGCCGTTCGGGGTGCGGAGGGGGGTGTGACCCGGGTTTACCTCACGCAGGGGGTCATTGAGGCCCCTCCCACGGGCACGCCCACGCGGAGCAGCTCCGAGAGCTCGTCCGCCTCCTCGggcgaggccccgcccccccagcagccGCGGGCCAATGGGGAGCGGCCGGCCTGGCACCCGCCGTCAGACCTGTCCACGCTGTCGGTGGAGGAGGTGTCGCGCTGCCTGCGCTTCATCGGCCTGGCGGACGCCGTGCTGGCCTTCTTCGTGCGCGAGCGCATCGACGGCAGCATCTTCGTCCAGCTGACCGAGGAGATTCTGTCCGACGACTTCCACCTCACCAAGCTGCAGGTGAAGAAGATCATGCAGTTCATCAAAGGATGGCGGCCCAAAATCTga
- the gareml gene encoding GRB2-associated and regulator of MAPK protein 2 isoform X1, whose amino-acid sequence MDKFSATISDIAWSSVSLPLDLVVSKFRLPTLVRLSQGKEISGDHVEGVTEQDVILLHSCRQWTTVTAHSLEEGHYVIGPKIDIPLQYPGKFKLLDQDRDMREPVQYFASVEEIAGIFPDRVFVMEAISFSVKVVSGEFSEDSEAYNFTLQAGDELTLMGQAEILCAKTVREKSRFNTILRRLGRGGTFSRQVKGKMPCLICMNHRTNESISLPFQCRGRFSTRSPLELQMQDGEHTIRSIIEKVRLPVNVSVPSRPPRNPYDLHVIREGHRYKLVSIISKTVVLCCILRKEEVAPFHFLLLTDMPRFLLPEGLLRGDPGFEKTALECALLCQEHFNADDYSRAVREVKTDLAEECGSPRRVRLCLQGLGSGPLGYPRDELAQSFQRLSLCVYSGTLAHANGEPPSLLPHGCRDSLGEQHILPHELLTPADGGGVGGDPEREYMTPDWAEMEHRDPAPEQAEVPYEELWANQTPGSYGEELWANQTPGSYGEGGGLAGGLDCGGGGGGKGEQSLISFTSSGTSLEATLGPAHIAVVQMEAGRVPTPPPVPPKSEAVKEECRFLNAPPVPPRGTKGGPAPSPPVPPRFPKVPPPKPGQGPASHCPSPSLSYYSSGLQDVSGTRSGSCSPSPDSYSLYCYPCTWGDCKTSESARPLTGTNGTPGGQPAQASWSDPWSYADGSPSVASGRSTPLLSTDSAHKNYYSCPRLKPPPSQKRFAPFGALNPFANPGYSRSPSSSPAEWQDPPECRRSPSLCSEAFEPFDPSSGLSLSPDSPAPGSGDCPHEQPGIGEEGVPGPPPAAPPRPAKPSGFEAENILVRSPAPLSPTPLCPAPLSPTPLCPAPLSPTPLSPTPLCPAPLSPAAVRGAEGGVTRVYLTQGVIEAPPTGTPTRSSSESSSASSGEAPPPQQPRANGERPAWHPPSDLSTLSVEEVSRCLRFIGLADAVLAFFVRERIDGSIFVQLTEEILSDDFHLTKLQVKKIMQFIKGWRPKI is encoded by the exons ggAAGTTTAAGCTGTTGGACCAGGACCGGGACATGAGGGAACCTGTTCAGTACTTCGCCAGCGTGGAGGAAATTGCCGGAATCTTCCCTGACCGCGTGTTTGTGATGGAGGCCATCTCCTTCAGTGTGAAG GTGGTGTCTGGGGAGTTCAGCGAGGACAGCGAGGCGTACAACTTCACGCTGCAGGCGGGCGACGAGCTGACGCTGATGGGCCAGGCCGAGATCCTGTGCGCCAAGACGGTGCGCGAGAAGTCCCGCTTCAACACCATCCTGCGGCGGCTGGGCCGGGGGGGCACCTTCAGCCGGCAGGTCAAGGGCAAGATGCCCTGCCTGATCTGCATGAACCACCGCACCAACGAGAGCATCAGCCTGCCCTTCCAGTGCCGCGGGCGCTTCAGCACGCGCAGCCCGCTGGAGCTGCAGATGCAGGACGGCGAGCACACCATCCGCAGCATCATCGAGAAGGTGCGCCTGCCCGTCAACGTCAGCGTGCCCAGCCGGCCCCCCCGCAACCCCTACGACCTGCACGTCATCCGCGAGGGACACCGCTACAAGCTGGTCAGCATCATCTCCAAGACCGTGGTGCTCTGCTGCATCCTGCGCAAGGAGGAAGTGGCGcccttccacttcctgttgctGACGGACATGCCCCGCttcctcctgccggaggggctGCTGCGGGGCGACCCCGGGTTCGAGAAGACTGCGCTGGAGTGCGCCCTCTTGTGCCAGGAGCACTTCAACGCGGACGACTACTCTCGGGCGGTGCGGGAGGTGAAGACGGACCTGGCGGAGGAGTGCGGCAGCCCCCGCAGGGTGCGGCTGTGCCTGCAGGGCCTGGGCTCGGGGCCCCTGGGCTACCCGCGGGACGAGCTGGCGCAGTCCTTCCAGCGGCTGTCGCTGTGCGTGTACAGCGGGACGCTGGCCCATGCCAACGGGGAGCCCCCCTCGCTGCTCCCCCACGGCTGCAGGGACTCCCTGGGGGAGCAGCACATTCTGCCCCACGAGCTGCTCACCCCCGCTgacgggggcggggtggggggcgacCCCGAGCGAGAGTACATGACCCCCGACTGGGCCGAGATGGAGCACCGGGACCCCGCCCCCGAGCAGGCCGAGGTCCCGTACGAGGAGCTGTGGGCCAATCAGACGCCGGGAAGCTACGGCGAGGAGCTGTGGGCCAATCAGACGCCGGGAAGCTACGGCGAGGGCGGGGGCTTGGCCGGTGGGCTGgactgtggaggaggagggggggggaaaggagagcAGAGCCTcatctccttcacctcctccggCACCTCCTTGGAGGCCACGCTGGGCCCCGCCCACATCGCCGTGGTGCAGATGGAGGCAGGAAGAGTGCCGACTCCGCCCCCTGTCCCGCCCAAATCAGAAGCT gTGAAGGAGGAGTGCCGGTTCCTCAATgctccccctgtccctcccagAGGAACCAAagggggccccgcccccagccctcctGTACCCCCCCGTTTCCCCAAGGTCCCGCCCCCAAAGCCTGGGCAGGGCCCCGCCTCCCACTGTCCCAGCCCGTCCCTGTCCTACTACTCATCCGGACTGCAGGATGT CTCTGGCACCCGCAGCGGAAGCTGCTCTCCGTCTCCGGACTCGTACTCCCTGTACTGTTACCCGTGCACCTGGGGGGACTGCAAGACGTCCGAATCCGCCCGTCCCCTGACTGGCACCAACGGGACCCCTGGGGGGCAGCCCGCCCAGGCGTCCTGGTCCGACCCGTGGTCCTACGCCGACGGGTCGCCCAGCGTGGCCAGCGGGCGCTCCACGCCCCTCCTCAGCACAGACTCCGCCCACAAGAACTACTACAGCTGCCCCAGActcaagccccccccctcccagaagCGCTTTGCCCCTTTTGGGGCACTGAACCCCTTCGCCAACCCCGGCTACTCCAGGAGCCCGTCCTCGTCCCCCGCGGAGTGGCAGGACCCCCCCGAATGCCGGAGGTCCCCCTCGCTGTGCTCCGAGGCCTTCGAACCCTTCGACCCCAGCAGTGGGCTGAGCCTGTCCCcagacagccccgcccccggctcgGGGGACTGCCCTCACGAACAGCCAGGGataggggaggagggggtccCTGGGCCCCCCCCGGCCGCGCCCCCCCGGCCAGCCAAGCCATCAGGCTTTGAGGCTGAAAACATCCTGgtccgcagccccgcccccttgtcCCCTACCCccctgtgccccgcccccctgtcgCCTACCCccctgtgccccgcccccttgtcccccacccctctgtcccccacccccctgtgccccgcccccctgtcccctgCTGCCGTTCGGGGTGCGGAGGGGGGTGTGACCCGGGTTTACCTCACGCAGGGGGTCATTGAGGCCCCTCCCACGGGCACGCCCACGCGGAGCAGCTCCGAGAGCTCGTCCGCCTCCTCGggcgaggccccgcccccccagcagccGCGGGCCAATGGGGAGCGGCCGGCCTGGCACCCGCCGTCAGACCTGTCCACGCTGTCGGTGGAGGAGGTGTCGCGCTGCCTGCGCTTCATCGGCCTGGCGGACGCCGTGCTGGCCTTCTTCGTGCGCGAGCGCATCGACGGCAGCATCTTCGTCCAGCTGACCGAGGAGATTCTGTCCGACGACTTCCACCTCACCAAGCTGCAGGTGAAGAAGATCATGCAGTTCATCAAAGGATGGCGGCCCAAAATCTga